One genomic segment of Triplophysa rosa linkage group LG22, Trosa_1v2, whole genome shotgun sequence includes these proteins:
- the ccl27b gene encoding C-C motif chemokine 27b: MDPLVLGILLSITFSAVQGVTPTCCIETTRIPLKLLVKVDKYDVQTSRGACDINALVLHVGHKRYCADPRQKRKLRRLRLHMQNSRKNTPAV; encoded by the exons ATGGATCCGCTAGTGCTCGGGATTTTACTCTCCATCACCTTCAGCGCTGTTCAAG GTGTCACACCCACCTGTTGTATTGAAACGACAAGGATTCCCCTTAAATTGCTTGTAAAGGTGGACAAGTATGATGTTCAGACCAGCCGGGGAGCCTGTGACATCAATGCTCTTGT GTTGCATGTTGGACACAAGAGATATTGCGCTGATCCAAGGCagaagagaaaactgagaagaTTAAGGTTACACATGCAAAACAGCCGCAAAAACACACCTGCTGTTTGA